In Archocentrus centrarchus isolate MPI-CPG fArcCen1 chromosome 24, fArcCen1, whole genome shotgun sequence, one DNA window encodes the following:
- the tcf21 gene encoding transcription factor 21 — protein sequence MSTGSLSDVDDELLDGILKFGSSGKDSNESTEESSNCEGPCANEERRDAPGKKRKTTSRKTAPKGVAQQEGKQVQRNAANARERARMRVLSKAFSRLKTSLPWVPPDTKLSKLDTLRLASSYIAHLRQILANDKYENGYIHPVNLTWPFMVAGKPENNLKEMLNSTRLCGTTAS from the exons ATGTCCACCGGGTCTCTCAGCGATGTCGACGACGAGCTCCTGGACGGCATCCTGAAGTTTGGCTCTTCCGGTAAAGACTCCAACGAAAGCACGGAGGAGAGCTCAAACTGCGAGGGCCCCTGCGCAAATGAGGAACGGAGAGATGCGCCTGGCAAAAAACGGAAGACAACCTCCAGGAAAACGGCGCCCAAGGGTGTGGCACAGCAGGAGGGCAAGCAGGTGCAGAGGAACGCGGCCAACGCCCGGGAAAGAGCCAGGATGCGCGTCCTGTCCAAAGCCTTCTCCCGGCTGAAGACCTCCTTACCCTGGGTACCACCGGATACCAAGCTCTCCAAACTGGACACACTACGTCTGGCGTCTAGCTACATAGCGCACCTCCGACAGATACTGGCCAACGACAAATACGAAAATGGATATATCCACCCTGTTAACCTG ACGTGGCCTTTCATGGTTGCAGGTAAACCGGAGAACAATTTGAAGGAGATGCTGAACTCAACCAGGTTGTGCGGAACTACGGCGTCTTGA